In Pseudomonas abieticivorans, the genomic window CCCGCCTGGGCGTGGTGCAGGAAGCACGCGCATCGCTGGGCGCCTTGCTGGTGCTCAGCGCTAGCGGCCTGCACGCCTTGCAGAGCCAAGGTCGGCGCGCGCTCACCGATGCCTTGCGCAAGCATCTGAGTGCCCACTGCGAAGCTCTGGCCCTGCCCCGCCGCTGGCGCTTGCTGAGCCAGTTGCCGTTCAACAGCCAGGGCAAACTGCCGCAAAACCTGGTGGACAGCATCCTGTTGGACCCTCGTCCAAAAATGCCCGAAGTGCTCGGCCAGCAGCAGGTCGAAAACGAACTGCACGTGCAACTGATGGTGCCGCCGGACCTTGCCTGTTTCAGCGGGCACTTCCCCCAGGCACCGGTGTTGCCAGGGGTGGTGCAAGTGGATTGGGCCATGGCCTTGGGGCAGCAATTGCTGGCCCTGCCACCCCGATTCGCCGGCATGCAAGTGCTGAAGTTCCAGCAACTGGTGCGCCCCGGCGATCAACTGCTGCTGACCCTGCGTTTCGACGCCGAGCGCGGCAAACTCTATTTCGCCTACCGCCGTGGTACCGCCGCCTGTGCCAGTGGCCGCATCCTGTTGGAGGCCGCCCATGCATAAGCCGTGTGCAGTGATCCCGGTGTACGACCATGAAGGCGCGGTGCCTGCGGTGGTCGCCGAACTGTTGGGCGCCGGCCTGCCCTGCATCCTGGTCGATGACGCCAGCAGCCCGGCCTGCGCGCAGGTGCTCAAGCACCTGGCGCAGCAGGATCAGGTCGCCTTGGTCAGCCTGGCGGTCAACCAGGGCAAAGGCGGCGCGGTGATGGCCGGCCTGCGCGAGGCGGCCCGGCTGGGCTACAGCCACGCCCTGCAAGTGGACGCCGACGGCCAGCACGACCTGCACGACGTCGCCCTGTTCCTGGATGCCTCGCGCCAGCAACCCGACGCGCTGATTTGCGGCTACCCGCAGTACGATGCCAGCGTGCCCAAGGGCCGCCTGTACGCCCGTTACCTGACCCACGTGTGGGTATGGATCAACAGCCTGTCGCTGCGCATCCCCGACTCCATGTGCGGCTTTCGGGTGTACCCCTTGCCCGTGTGCCTGCGCCTGATTGACTCGGTCAAACTCGGCAAACGCATGGACTTCGACCCCGAGATCCTCGTGCGCCTGGCCTGGCGCAACCAGCCCATGCACTGGCTGCCGACCAAGGTGCATTACCCGCAGGACGGCCTGTCGCATTTCCGCTTGTTCCACGACAACGCGC contains:
- a CDS encoding glycosyltransferase family 2 protein, with amino-acid sequence MHKPCAVIPVYDHEGAVPAVVAELLGAGLPCILVDDASSPACAQVLKHLAQQDQVALVSLAVNQGKGGAVMAGLREAARLGYSHALQVDADGQHDLHDVALFLDASRQQPDALICGYPQYDASVPKGRLYARYLTHVWVWINSLSLRIPDSMCGFRVYPLPVCLRLIDSVKLGKRMDFDPEILVRLAWRNQPMHWLPTKVHYPQDGLSHFRLFHDNALISKMHTKLFFGMLLRFPLILWRRWQA